Below is a window of Halarcobacter anaerophilus DNA.
CATTTAAAGAGTTTTGTTTTGCAACTTCTTTGGCAACTTCTCTTAGTTTTTTTGATGTTTCTATAAAAACAGAACCGCCCGGTACAAAACCGCTTGGATGTCCAAATGCCGTAATATCCAAATCATGTTGGCATAATTTATCGGCTATAATTAAATCACCTATTTTTAGTTTTGGATTAATTGCCCCTGCAACTCCTGAAAAAAGTAAGGTATCACAAGTGAATTTTTCTATCATTGTAGCAGCAGTTAAGCTTGCAAATACTTTTCCTATTTTTGAATATGCAACTACAATATCAAGTCCGTTGTAAACAACTTCATAATATTTATTATCTGCATACTCGGTAACTTTTACATTTTCAAAATAAGCTAATAGAGGTTCAATCTCCTCCTCCATAGCTCCCATTATTGCTAGTTTTTTCATAATTATGAGTTCAACTCTTCAATTACTTTTTCTAAAGAGGTCATATCTGAAATATTTAAAGTAGGAGTTCCTTTACATATTTTTCTATTTAAACCTTTTAAAACAACCCCGTTTCCAAACTCTATAAAAGCATCAATTTTTGAAGCGTTAGCTGCTATTGATTGTTTATATTTCACAGGACTTGTTAATTGTGACGATAGAAGTTCTATTGCCTCGTCTTTTGTAGTATACTCTTTTGCCGTTACATTTGAAATCACCGGTAAAAATTCATCTTTTAAGTACTCTTCCAAATAAGGTTTTAAATTTTCAACGGCTGAAGTTAACAATTCACAATGACTTGCTACTGACATATCTAAAACTATAGCTCTTTTTGCTCCGGCTTCTTTAAAAGTATCAACCAAACTCTCTAAGTCTGCTTTAATTCCGGCTAATACTAATTGACCGTCTTGGTTATAGTTTGCAGGCCAAACTTGTTTTCCTTCTTCTCTTTTAGCTTCACAAATATCTTCAACTGTTTTATCATCAATTCCGACTAAAGCCATCATTCCAGCTCCACCGTTTGAGCAAGCTTCTGTCATAAATTGACCTCTTTTATATACTAATTCAACAGCATCTAAATAATCTAATGCCCCTGCACTAACCAAAGCAGAAAATTCACCCAAAGAGTGCCCTAAAAGAAATTCCGGTTTAATATCACATCTATCTTTGAATATTGCATTTGCAATTGAACTAACTAAAAGTATAGCCGGTTGAGTGTATTGTGTTTGTCCTAATTTATCATTCTCTTCAAAAAGCAGTTTTTCAAAATCTATATTTAATCTCTCACTTGCTTTATTAATCATCTCTTTTGCAATTTCACTATTTTCAAAAAAGTCTTTTCCCATTCCAACAGACTGACTTCCTTGACCTGGAAAAATAAATGCTACTTTTTTCATATTTTTCACCTTTTGTAATTTTGTATTATTTAAAATTGAGCAATATTATACTATCTTTTTATACTCTATAAAATAAAAAAGCCCAAAAGCAAAAACTTTTGGGCTTTTCATAAAATATAAGTTGCAATTAGTGACTACAACCACATCCTCCACCGTGAGAATGACCATGGTCATGACCACCTTCACTTGAACAACAACTACCTTCTCCTTGTTCGTGTGAACCGCATCCACAACCACCCATAGCTGCCATTCCACCTACTACACCTGTTTGAATCTCTTCTTCAGTTGCATCTCTTAATGAAAGAACAGTTACAGAAAACATTAAAGTTTTTCCAGCCATAGGATGATTATAATCAATTGTTACATCAGAATCAGAAAAAGATTTAACTGTAACTTGTACAGTTTCACCTTGTTGACCTTGACCGTAAAGAGTCATTCCCTCAGATAATTCGATTCCTGCAAATTGTTCTTTTGGAAGAGTTTGCATTGCTTCTTCACTATACTCACCGTAAGCTTCTTCGGGTTTAACCATTACGTCTGCAGACTCATTTTCCATCATTTCTAATAATTTAGACTCTAATCCAGAAATGATTTGACCTTTTCCTGTTACAAACTCTAATGGAGCTGCACCAACATTTGAATCTAATTGTTCACCTGTATTTGCGTCTTTTAAGCTATATTCAAAACCGATTACTTTTGACATATTATTCCTTTATTAATTTATTTTATATTTGACAAATTTTTAACAGCTATTTTAGCCTCTTTTGAATTCGGATAAATATCAATTAAAGAGTTATAAAAAGTAGCTGCATTGTTAAAATCTTTTATTTTTTCAAAAGATATTGCACTGTGAAGAAGAAGTTTCGGCATATATGAAGCTTTATCATATAACATAGCAGAAGTTTTAAAATGACTTATTGCGTCATCATATTTTTTTCTGTAATACCAAATCTCTCCTAGATAAAAATTGCTGGTTGCAGGCTTATAATTCGAAGCAATCAACTGTTCAAACATTGGTATTGCTTTCGTAAAATAATCCTTTTTAAACAAAGCAATAGCTTCATCTAAAATAGTTGCATTATCTTTGCTTGATGATATCTTTTTACTATTACTCTTTGCTGTTATTTTGTTACTAGTTTGCTTTCCTAAAGATTTTTTTAAGGCTTCAAACTCAGCACGAGTTATAAATTGATTCATATTTGATTTAAACTCTTTTTCCGAAATATATGTTTTATTTATAGAGTTAAGAGTTTTAGAGATTTTTGAAACTGCATTTTTAAGTTTTTTCAAACTTTTAGAATACTCTTCTTGCATTGTTAGCATTTGAGAAGATACAGTTTTTAAACTTTCTATATCTTTACCGTTCTTTTCTGTAAGAGTTGAATTTTCTTCAACATTTTTGATAATTTCATTAATCTTTAATACAGAATCGTTAAGTTTTTGTGAGTCACCTTCATAAATTGACTCTAATCCATCTATTCTTTCACTTATTGATCCAAGAGAAAGTTTTACATCTTTTACTTTAGAATCAATATTTCCTAAAGTTTTTTTATTTTTTAAAATATTTTTTTCTGCCGAACTTAGACCGTAAGGATTCTTAGAGTCTAAATCACCGGCACCGAAAGCTGAAATTTCTTCAGCTTTTACTATAGTGCTGGTGATTATTAAAGTTACAAGTAAAATTTTTTTCATTAAGTACTATTTTACTAATTTATGTTCAGATCTTCTGTTTTTTTGCCAGCACTCTCTATTTTTATCAGTACATACAGGATTTGATTCACCAAAACTTACAACTGAAACAGCAGATTCTGAAATTCCGTCCATTACTAAAAAGTCTTTAACTGCTTTTGCTCTTTTTAATCCTAAAGCATAGTTATATTCATCTGTACCCCATTCATCACAGTTACCTTCAACTTTGATTGTAGTACCTGCTTGAACAGCTGATAATTTTTCTGCATTTGATTTAGCAACAGATTTCATTTTATCTGATAAATTGTATTTATCAAAAGCAAAATAGATATTTTCAATGAAAACTTTTTCTCCATTGATTGTATAATAATAACCATTTTCCGCTTTTTCTAACAATTCGTCATTTACTACTTCATCTTGAACATTTGAGTTATCAACATTGTCTAATGCTGACTCTGATGTTTGCTCAACAGGTGCGGGTTCATTAGTAACTTCAACTTCTTTTTGGCTACAACCACTAAAAAGTACTGCTGCAACTAAAAAAGTGTAAATACTTAACTTTTTCATAATTTACTTTCCTTTAATAAAATTTGCTTTGATTTTACAAAACTTAAACTTAATCGACAATTACTTAAAATCAAGATAGCTTATAATTTTCTTTAATATTTCTAAAAAGTAATTATTATATTGAAGCTTTTCTATTTTTAAAAATAATTTTTACATAATTTGAAATAAAAGAATTATGAAGAAAAAATAGAGAGTTAGATTAACTCTCTATTTCAAACTCTTTTCAATAGCCTCTTTTATTGAAGAATTTTCAAATATAAAACCGCTATCAAGAAGTCTTTTAGGAATAACACATTTTCCGTCCGTTAATACTTTTGCTCCTTCACTGAAAACAAGATTCAAAACAAACTGCGGTACGGGGAATATAGTAGGTCGGTGTAAAGCTTTACCCAATGCTTTTGTCAATCCTTTATTTGTAGTCGATATTGGAGCCGTTAAATTAAAAATTCCTTCTAAACTGCTATTTTCATATATAAATTTATATGCGTTTAATAAATCATCTATATGAATAAAAGAGAAATATTGATTTCCGTCTCCTATTGTTCCGCCTACTCCTAATTTAAAAGGTGTTAACATTTTAGTTAAGGCCCCGCCGTTTCCTAATACTATACCGAACCTAAAAATAGCTGTTCTAATGCCTAACTCTTTTGCTTTTAAAGCCTCTTTTTCCCAATCTTTACAAAGATTTGCCAAAAAATCATCGGAATATTCAAAATTTTCTTCATCATAGCAACTTCTGTTTTTATATATTCCAACTGCTGATGTTGAGATAAATAGTTTGGGTTTTTTGTCCGCTTTTTTCATAGCTTCAATTAGTGCTTTAGTCGTATCAATTCTACTTGAATAAAGCAGTTTTTTATAACTATGTGTCCATCTATTTATAATATTAGCACCTGCAAGGTTTATTATAAGTTCTGAT
It encodes the following:
- a CDS encoding 5'-methylthioadenosine/adenosylhomocysteine nucleosidase, coding for MKKLAIMGAMEEEIEPLLAYFENVKVTEYADNKYYEVVYNGLDIVVAYSKIGKVFASLTAATMIEKFTCDTLLFSGVAGAINPKLKIGDLIIADKLCQHDLDITAFGHPSGFVPGGSVFIETSKKLREVAKEVAKQNSLNVLEGTIATGDQFVHSNKRKEFIEKTFHADALEMEGGSVAVICNALKVPFFILRAISDSADMDAGFDFDEFLKSSAETSADYLIKIVDNLNK
- the fabD gene encoding ACP S-malonyltransferase; its protein translation is MKKVAFIFPGQGSQSVGMGKDFFENSEIAKEMINKASERLNIDFEKLLFEENDKLGQTQYTQPAILLVSSIANAIFKDRCDIKPEFLLGHSLGEFSALVSAGALDYLDAVELVYKRGQFMTEACSNGGAGMMALVGIDDKTVEDICEAKREEGKQVWPANYNQDGQLVLAGIKADLESLVDTFKEAGAKRAIVLDMSVASHCELLTSAVENLKPYLEEYLKDEFLPVISNVTAKEYTTKDEAIELLSSQLTSPVKYKQSIAANASKIDAFIEFGNGVVLKGLNRKICKGTPTLNISDMTSLEKVIEELNS
- a CDS encoding FKBP-type peptidyl-prolyl cis-trans isomerase gives rise to the protein MSKVIGFEYSLKDANTGEQLDSNVGAAPLEFVTGKGQIISGLESKLLEMMENESADVMVKPEEAYGEYSEEAMQTLPKEQFAGIELSEGMTLYGQGQQGETVQVTVKSFSDSDVTIDYNHPMAGKTLMFSVTVLSLRDATEEEIQTGVVGGMAAMGGCGCGSHEQGEGSCCSSEGGHDHGHSHGGGCGCSH
- a CDS encoding tetratricopeptide repeat protein — translated: MKKILLVTLIITSTIVKAEEISAFGAGDLDSKNPYGLSSAEKNILKNKKTLGNIDSKVKDVKLSLGSISERIDGLESIYEGDSQKLNDSVLKINEIIKNVEENSTLTEKNGKDIESLKTVSSQMLTMQEEYSKSLKKLKNAVSKISKTLNSINKTYISEKEFKSNMNQFITRAEFEALKKSLGKQTSNKITAKSNSKKISSSKDNATILDEAIALFKKDYFTKAIPMFEQLIASNYKPATSNFYLGEIWYYRKKYDDAISHFKTSAMLYDKASYMPKLLLHSAISFEKIKDFNNAATFYNSLIDIYPNSKEAKIAVKNLSNIK
- a CDS encoding OmpA family protein gives rise to the protein MKKLSIYTFLVAAVLFSGCSQKEVEVTNEPAPVEQTSESALDNVDNSNVQDEVVNDELLEKAENGYYYTINGEKVFIENIYFAFDKYNLSDKMKSVAKSNAEKLSAVQAGTTIKVEGNCDEWGTDEYNYALGLKRAKAVKDFLVMDGISESAVSVVSFGESNPVCTDKNRECWQKNRRSEHKLVK
- a CDS encoding TIGR01777 family oxidoreductase, translating into MKTVAITGASGFVGSNLKNYFSNLGFKVVGIKREELKDSKKLTKIVEESELIINLAGANIINRWTHSYKKLLYSSRIDTTKALIEAMKKADKKPKLFISTSAVGIYKNRSCYDEENFEYSDDFLANLCKDWEKEALKAKELGIRTAIFRFGIVLGNGGALTKMLTPFKLGVGGTIGDGNQYFSFIHIDDLLNAYKFIYENSSLEGIFNLTAPISTTNKGLTKALGKALHRPTIFPVPQFVLNLVFSEGAKVLTDGKCVIPKRLLDSGFIFENSSIKEAIEKSLK